CACTTTATCCCTATCTGTTACCTCTTCGCTTCCCTCCGTTACTCAATTTGCCCACTGAATATAATTTACAACAGTTTAGTTTTATAGTCTGTGTGACAGACTTGGATTAAATCATGAGGATGGTGAtgaaaaatgtagttttatataAAAACCAACGTGACTATAGAAAAGTGTTGctgtaataataaaattattgcAGATCAATAAAGACATAATATCTACTTTCacgcctacgccagggtattggagaggagagtccggccgatagttggaccctggcttcaggaggagcagtgtggttttcgtcccggccgtgggacactggaccagctctataccctctacagggtactcgagggttcatgggagtttgcccaaccggtccccATGTGTtgtgtggacctggagaaagcattcgactgtgtccctcatgatgccctgtggggggtgctccaggagtatggaatcgggggccctttactaggggccatccggtgtctgtacaagcggagcaggagtttggtcggcattgccggcactaagtcggacctgttcctggtgcatgttggactccggcagggctgccctttgtcaccggtcctgttcataacttttatggacaggatttctaggcgcagccaagggctggagggggtctggtttggggaccagaggatttcgtctcttctttttgcagatgacgtggtcctgctggcccccgctagccaagacctacagcacgaaCTGGGGCGGTTCGTAACCGAGTTCCCATTGTTTGATTGTTATACATTCTACATTTGTTACAGCTTGTTTTTAGGACAGCTAGTGAGGTCATAATGCATTCTTTTAATTAACTGCATGACAGAATATTGTTTGCTTGGAGCTCGAAAaactttatattatttatatattacaCAGAAACAAGgttaaaatgctacatttattttattcactttCCCTTCAATAATATTTTGCTTCTTTAGTCTCTCTCTACCCAGTTGAGAGTGTGCAAACAGATTTTTAAAGGCCTGCTCTGTAAAACTGtaggagaaaacaaaggagGAAAGAGATGGTGTTTATGGAAAGGATCTAGTTTGGTAGGagtttaacacaaggaatgggaCAGTTGCAGACAATGTCCTGGAGAATGAATCTTAGACTGTAGCCACAGACCACGAATGGTGAATCTCCACAAAACTCTTGAATATACTTTGCTTCACAGCTCCCTGACAGTTgaggttatccctgttgcttgggcttttttttctatcatattttttccttccactcaactttccattaataggCTTCGATACAGCACTTCgcacagccagcttctttagcaaggaCCCAGTGACTGACTACCAGCTTAATAGGGATGTTTATTCTGTCCTTTCATCAATTTTAAATCCATAAATTAATATgtctgtgttaaaaataatgtttagttaATTGTATGGGTTGTCATAGGCAGTTTGTCATAATCATTAAAACTATTTGAATTGAACCCATGAAATGTATCACTCTGCGGAATGACTGTTTTTATAATACAGGAGTTTCCCTTACTGaactaaaatgattaaataaattagctttTAGAGTGTTCTGAATGCATTTGTAAATGACAGCACAGTCCTGGAAATACATTACAGATGATCTACCATGAAACATCTCTGAAAATGAGGATGTATCAGGAGGATGTTTGAATCTTTACTCAGAAGTTAAGTGGTTTCGTGTGAAAATAAACTCCTCAGAAGTGGACCAGCGTGGTAAAGTTTCATGTTCAGGGAAGGGTAAATAAATAATGGGCATTAAACTTTGATCCATCCTGCCTGGATGTGCGGCTTCTCTGTATCCTGATGcataaaacaaccagaaaacggAACGAAATGATTTTCCAAAGATGACACTAAAAAACATTCCTAACAAACAATGTAATCAAACATTCATGAAGTACAGACAGACCCGGCAGGTCAAATTTTAGGATGAAGGAACAGAACTTGTCGGGTGAGCCGGTGTTACCTCGCTGCAGATGAGTTCAGGTGTGTCCGTCTCCAGCGCGCCTGCTGACAGGAGCAGGCGCAAACTGAGCACAGTGACAACAAGCGCTCCCGCACGGAGAAAAGGAGCCATGTTTTCCGCTCGCAGCCGACAGGGACTCTTTAATCCTCTGTTTCCAGCTTCTCCTTTACGGTTAATGATGGCAGCACTGCGCCTCAGCGGAGCTGCAtttccaaaaagaaaagagaaaaaaaaaaaaaaaccagatatGCTGCTCCTGTAACAGGTTTCACTACCCGCCTCTCTCGGTGATTGACAACTCTGGGATCTGGGCATGCCGCTGCAGCGCTACCTGCTTAGGTGAGATAGTGGAAAACTGGATGACTTCTCACCGGGCGCAACGAGTTTCTGACGTGAAGTGGGCGGATCCTGCTGTTCACCCTGTAACTTAAAGATGAACTAAAGATGCCAGCAAGgtggaatgtttttgttttaggttaCGGGGGGTTCTAGGTAAACAACATCTTCCTGATAATAAAACCTTAATGTTGTCAAAAGATCCCGCATAACGGCTCAGTGTCCATGTAAGTTCAGTGTAGTACCCCAGCCTCATATTCCTGCTAAAATATATTACACTGGCTGGTAATATTTTCAACAACTCCTTACAAAACATTACTGCTTCTCACAGCTGAATGCATAAAGGTACAACTTCAAGTTACACCCTTTGATCAAGATTagtgttttagatatttttgtcCTTCCCGGTTTAATAAAAAGgggaaacagtcagtcagtttctaccgcttattccacagtgggtcgcgggggagctggtgcctatctccagcagtctatgggcgagaggcggggttcaccttggacaggtcgccatcgcagggcaacacacaaacaaccatgcacacactcattcatacacctaagggcaatttagagagacaaattaacctaacaggcatgtctttggactgtgggagaaagccggagtacccggtgagaacccacggatgcacggggagaacatgcaaactccatgcagaaagacccccagccgggaatcgaacccaggaccttgttgctccaagtgctaccaactgcgccaccgtgcatccaaaaaaaaaaaaaaagggggcaCATTCCTGTCTAAATCAACAACTTGtaaattgcaacattttttggCAGCTTATAGTTTGTTTTTACCCAGAAGTGCCAGAAGGTTTCAACTCACAAAAACAGTAGACAACCTGTCAGAATGATCCAGGTTTATTAATATTAACAgctaaaagacaaatatgtgacagagaaacaaagaaatgaggAAAACCACAGGATGATATTCGTTTTAGTAGCACACCTTGATCTTGCATGATCTTGTTAACCATTCAGGTCCTTTCGAAGGTTTTGGATCTGTTTCACTTTTTATCACATCGTAATCACAATTTTCAGAGGGTTTTATTAAGattctatgtgatagaccaatataacggtgtgcataattgtgaagtggaaagaaaatgatgccaaattttcaataaataaaatcagaaaaataagGTGTGCTTTTTGTATTCATTCTCCatgagtgaatactttttaaactatttttgctgcaattacaactgcaaCTCCTTTGAGatctgtctctaccagcttcagacatctagagactgatgTATGGGACCAAATATTCAAGTTCTTATCTCATATGAcctccttccacatgtttgttgtgtccccttACAGGGCTAGTGGCAAATTGCAAATTCGTTTTTGTATGCCTTTCCTTTAatgatggttttcttcttgccacaaaGGCTGGATTTTTGGAGTGCATGACTTCTAGCTGTCCTGTCAATATTTTCTACCACCCGAgtggtggatctctgcagcttctccacagTCACCCCAGGCCCCTTAGCTGCTTCTCCTAGGTGGGctccatttactaattaggtgacttctaacaAAACTGTGTTCATTTCATTTGACTTGTATCagtctgtatgattcgattgaattgactgtaaagtgccttgagacaacatgtgttgtgaattggtgatatataaataaaactggattgaactgaattgaattgaattttgggttatcaaaataaatacaaatgtagtcaaacttctgtaaaaaaaaaattgaaaatcatGTATCTAATTTTGCTGcactttgttttggtccatCGCATAAAATCCCCCCAAGAAAGATCACTGAGTTTTCTGGTTGTAATGTTAAGAAGTGTAAGgaatatgcataactcttgctGCACTTTCAGTGGATTTGAAAGGGTTGCCAAACTCCCTTAACCTCTCTCCCAAATGCACCCACTACCTGGATGTGTACAAACAACCACTAACACACTTGTTCTAATATGTCACAATAACAAACTTTGAACATCCAAGGCACACACCCTGTAAATGGTTGCTTCATGCTTCTTGACATTGACAGTCATTACACTTTAAAAACTTCTATATACCCTTCTAATTGCATTTTCTGCCGCAACAAGTTATTCATTCTTTGTTGTTTTGGGTCACAGAAGAGCTGTATTAATACAGAAATTAAATTATATACAGGTAGactttattttctaattatGGGGCTTTTGAAGGCAAAGAGGTTGCACTGATTTTTTTAGGGTGTCAgatgtcgaagccgtctctgcttccccgggtccatTGATTTCGGTACAGGTtttaaaagagtgaaataaacacaacttatcAACTTATGTttgcctctgcagagtgagataAAGGTGCTCCAGTCAAAACCTGTGAGCCCAACTCTGCTATCCTCTGTTctcagctcgttttattcaatcttaggggtgtgttcaacatatacatatatcatgtcactcatgtatatagcataacatttccttaggcccaaataaggagtgcttctgcgactttgcactttctatgcttctcactcccCTATATTTGTaccttccagttacacacatagatagtttatattctacacagAGTAACAGAGCACTGAATACAAGTGAATGCCACAGGTGGACTTTTTAAAGTTATTCTTAAACTTTTGAAGGCAAGTTTTTGCACTGCGTTTTAATTTGGGCAATCAAAGTAAAGGGGGGACTCAATACgagtgcatgccacacttttcagatttttatttataaaaaaataataatactttttcaaggccgTGTTTTGATGGATTTTGCACCACctttttgtgtaaaataaagTCATGTGAAATCTTTGGACTGTTTTATATAAATTGCGCATCTGAGGCCTGTCACATTACTTTGCAAGGACATTTTCAGAACTGTAAGTAACAACTTTCAGCTCATGCCACTTAAACATAAAATCGGCTGtgtatttattgattagtcccagaccaattaatagctccaactctttttaacatttaatccttagttttcctcatccaaatgcaaagcactaaaaccacatctgtttgttgttttgtactgccAACAGGCAGTCAAACAGACtgtcaatttttagatcagttctcagacatcttatctgatttagttttaaatacagataagggcATAATAGTGGGGGGTTTTaccattcatgttgacactgaaagtgatagcctaaatatagcctttaagaTTATCTTGGATTCAtgtggctttgctcaaaacattaataaacatacccacctttgttttcattctctggaccttgtgctgacatatggcattgagagtaaagaaataacaatatttcctcagAACCCTGTCCTGTCaagcaatttttaaaaacatttgagtttAATTGAACTGAGTAGTCTACactttcattatagtagatcattattagACAATGCTGTAATAACCttcaaagaatctgttccattttCCATTTCcttattatcacagaaaaaacacagatgagggcaattattttgtttcttccccttcacaaactGATTCTCTTGTTCAAAGTGTTACTTCCTCtttgtgtggtgcattagacaatgcagccccccctgaaaaagaaggtaattattcataggaggctggctccctggtttatttcagagctgcgtactttaaagcaaaatgttagaaaattggagagaaaatagtACTTTCCACAACCAGAGGATTCCTActgaaactggaaaaatggtctaatgttgtataaaaagacacttcaccaagccagaacagcttatttctcattattaatagaagagaataagaataatcctgttatgatttggggttgtgtggtttttggtttctggttttttccttatatgtttttcactgctcaagttttgaatcatgcttttgtttattatttttctggtcatgttttagtcttgttcatgttttgtcaagttttgtttgtatattagagtctctgtttttgccgcagacacattttgttctgtctgtcaattaagtttattcggttcacctgcaccatgttaatcagttttgttttccacctgtaccatgctccatttatacacacctgttcagttagttgtcgcggaaacatctttcatgctcatgtcttgttctcagatcatgtcttgttctcaaaccaagtcttgtttttttgatcatgccatgcctgtcttgcctgcccgtttgttttgttcctgcctcctgctaagtgtgagtttttgtaattaaaccttttttcacttaccatcacgatgcctgctcgtctgcattctggggtccaatatcttgCAAACCCTAACAaatcctaggtttctttttagtacagttgctaaacctacacagagtcatagctctgttgagccattcaTTTCCTTAGCTCTCATCAGGTATAACTTTATGGGAAATTAAtagatttcattaaaaaaaatcactggCATACTCCCaaacatgattacttcatcctcagtaagcGAGACAGTACTGGAAGCAACTGCAGAAACTGATCtgcgtttggactgttttgatccagtggagcttcTTGAATaccaaaaatattagctttatctaaaccttcaacttgtatgttagatccaatcccaaccaaattatttaaggaattgTTCTCTTTGACCACCACCttcattttagatatgattaatctatccttagtaaatggatatgtaccacaggcttttaaggtagttATAATGATACCTGTACTTTAGAAACTACTAAgaacactgtcaaaaacaatgtgtatgtaaagacggaaatgtgtgcatattagtcaatagttgtgcataagtaaaatccaaaagaggtattgtatattttctctataagaatacaaaataaaatattatcaagagtattataaataaagcatttttcttatttatcaaccccgttgccatggcaatgcatcataataaatgtccaaaaatagaaagtattaagaaaaatcctccaagctgcacagcatccgacagtcatccaaaaaaaatcaactgtatccaccacaagaggaatagttcccaaaaaagaataaatcagaatcaaaagtaacagagctactccaacctgttgccaccttgagcggcgcaattctagaatattcgtattctcatagaaaagaaatcgtattcacaaactgttatagcaaaTTGTattaataaagaataaaccacaactgtaaacttgaactttctgtttgtaatttcttgaagctgtaacattttattttgtattcttatagagaaaatatacaatacctcttttggattttattatgcacaactattgactaatatgcacacatttccgtctttacatacacattgtttttgacagcgttcttaccccatacccACAATGTTTGGATCAAccataaatacaaatgcaaaattATGCTGGATCTTTAAATGCAGTTTGATGAGTTTTTATGCTGCAACCTGGAACCTCAGGCCCAGCTccatattaaataattttttattcacAAGTGCGTAAACTAACCCACCTGGAACTGGGATCGCAGCTTCACAATATACTTAAAAACAAAACGACATCACAGTATGGGTCTTAAATAggcttttgtttacattttatgacTATGGACTTCATTTGTGATGATGCAGTTAAAATGTTTCTGAGTAACATCAGTGAGAAAGGTAGAAGACTGAAAAAGAAATCCTGTGCATActatgccttgcaaaagtattcactctcCCTaaactttttgcattttgttctgttatAACCCCAAACTACAGagtgatttatttggattttatgtgattgatcaCAAtgaagtagcacataattgagTGAGCCAAGCATTTATATGGAACCACTTTTATTCCAATACCCCCATGTAAACTCCATCAGAGGGTTGGAGTAGTAAATACAGTCCACCTTTGTGCCATTTGGGAagatctcagaggtttgttagggaacataagtgaacaaacagccaATGAACACACCAAAAGGGACAGCAAGAAGTATCCCAAGCTTTAGAACTGTCACAAAGAACTGTTCAAACtatcttttgaaaatataaagagTAAACAATTACGAACGTACTAAGACATGGGCTAAACCTAAACTAACAGACTGGGTAGTAGAGCTttaatcacagaagcagccTGGAGCCCCATCGTAACTCTAGAAGAGCTGAAGAGATCCACATCCCAGGTGGTAGAATCTGTAGACAGGATGACTATTAGTCATgggctccacaaatctggcctttgtggaaGAGTGAGAAGAAGAAAGCTATTATTGCACTTCTGTGCTGGTAAACTACATGAAATCCCAAGAAAACCATTAACGTTTGTGGTTACCGTTTGTGGTAACACAGGGCCCAACACAGTAAGAACTTTTTACTAAGGAcactttcttttccatcaaaagcattttattattcTGCATTCACAGTTTTATAATGCCAACAATGCTAAGGTAACACTAAATACTCTTTACTGAAGTAGCaagaaaacacataaaagagCTGCACAAACATTTCCTAAGGTGGCAATTACATTTGTGAGGTAATCCTGGTGAGGTGTAAGTTTACAGTTTAAAGTTGCTTTGCATAAAGTTGACCGTTGACTCAGGAGTAAAAGTTGGGAATGCATGGGAAAGTCCCTTTGTCTTGCTTTTCTTGCTCTAATGCTCTGAGATTTTTGAGGTCACAGCTTATGTTGAAATAAGACACATACGGGATTTTGCCTCTTTTCAAATGATTGCTGGAGTAAAATTATCTAAATAAAGTTTAGTAAATGTGCTGCATTGCCTTGAATTTGAATGTAGGAGGTAGTATGTCTGCATCATAATAAGAATAGCTAAAAGCAAACATTGTTTGCAGACCTTGCAGggtcataacatgaaaacattcAAAGCGTGCGTCCAGTTAACTTGCAAATATGTCAGCCATCTTCATCTTTCGACATGCTGTGCTCTAACAACGGAAATCTTGACTGCTTTGGTTCTGTGCGTGTGATTAGAAAACCCTATGCAAATGTGTGCGCCACTGCAAACAGCAGTTTGTCCCCTACACTTTCACAACAAGCAAGCGAGCACACGAAGAAAGTGAAGTAATAATTTGCAAGCCAATTTTCATAGTGGTTAGCATATTTGCAGAGATAAGGCAGGTGTTCGCTACAGCCTCTGTCACGAGACATTAGCATAAAGCAGCTTCTGTTTTTGAGTGTTAAAATCCAGTGGACAGGAGTCTTTAGCTCTACTTAATATGCAAAACAAGCGGGAGCAACCAATGAATAGTTCCAGCAAGTCACCCCTGAGGTGCTCAACAGTGACATGCCACCTCCCAAAGTCTTAAATATCATGCTTCCCACAGGACAAGTGTCTAGTATGTGAAACTTGAGATCAATGCTCCCCCTCTCCCCATGGCGACATGTTCAGAAACTCCTGCTCCTGTCTGTTGCTGGGCATGCTAGCGAGAGACAGTGTCCGTCTGCTATGTGTCTGATCTGATggtgtttttgcagatgacgagACACACTGTGCTCGTGTCTGAGGTAGAACTGTTTGTAGCCTCTTGGTCAGCTGGCGAGCCAACCATACAGACAGAACTTTAGTCAGGAGTCTGGGCCAGCAGTGCCATCTGAACTCGCCGCTTTTAGTCCCTCCTCTCACCTCTGCCAGCTCCTGTATGAGTCCGCTGAATTCTTGTGGTACACAGTAGCGAGGGACCCCTCTGTAGGCCTGCGGGATGTCTCTGTTGTGGCAGAGGCCCTGGAAGTAGACAATAGCAACATCTTTGCCTTTGCCTTCTTGCAGAGCCCCTTCTAAAGAGGCCAGAGCAGCCACAAACACAGGCTCTATTACTGTAGAAGGCTCCTTTTGTgagttttcatcttcaaaactTTCGTTTTCTCgacatttctcttttttatttttacccagCCTCCATCCATTAAGTTTTAAATAATCATGCATTGATGCTCTTATTTTGTCAGGTCTCCAACTATTATCCATATTCACCCTCTCGACTATCCATCTCTGACAAGTCCTTTTAGCTTCAGGACTCCAGACAATCAGTATTTTCCCCTCTGCCTTACGGATAGCTTCCCACTGCCCATAGAGCCAAGGGAGCGGACCTAGATCTGCTACGCTAGCCCCATTCCCGGCCTGGGTCTGCGAGGTTTGGGCCCAAAGAGCAGTGTGCACTGATGCACCAAGTTTCTCCTGCAGTATCGAGCCTAAGGTGCACACGGCGGAGATGTGGGTCGACTGATCCGACGAACAGACCAGCAGCAGTGGCCTCTTAATAGTCAGCCATCCTGGATGtaaggaaaacacagaacatgtGTTCATATCAATAAGATATGTGGACACAATCATTGTGCAACATGAATGAATCGTGACAACCAAACTAACCTGCCATTCCACTTTTTGTGGCACGTTGGATAAAAACTCCAAGTAACATCCCAGTGACTACAATTATGAAAACTCCAACGGCATATACGCCCCACCTGTTGTGTGTGtctagaaaaacaaacagcaaatttAGCTTTTACTTTGAATCTTATTGGCTTTCATGCATGATCCCCAGACATGCAAACAGGCATGTGTGGGTGTGATGCCTTACAGTCTGGGCATAGGATTCTTCTCCCAATAAGAGCCGGATCCGACTGCCACACCTGCACAACAAACAAGTCAAAAACCACATGAAGAAAATACAACATGCATAACCAGAAATTAATTCTTGAAGTATTTTCTTTACCTGCACACATGGCCTCTCTGTAATGTCCAGAATGGGCACATTCATCCTCTGATTGGTAGCCTGTAATAGGAGAGAGAGGTCACAACATTTAGCAACCTGAAATTATAAGTACTTAATTTCTTAttcattaaaaatttaaaaacgtTTAGTGTAGACATACATTTCACTCCCGACACAATTATTGCCAGTCTAAAtgaagatttaaagaaataacaataacCAGACTCTTGTAAATTGCCCCTTTTTTAAGTTTGCAGGattctgtttttataaaaaaggttttaaatgactttaaatACTTTATAGTCTGGCAAACATCAAATTGCAAATTGACTGTGGAATACTGCCATGATTATATTACAAGTAacccacattttcctttttttttctttctttttcatacAAAGTCCTCACTATCTTCTGTgaagttttagattttattgttgATATGCTGAAAATTGATGCATAGCACTTTAAAATACGTTAACCCACCAATTATTGTACTAAGTAGTCCTTTGCAATTTCTGTTTTGCATATACAAAACAGCCCTTTCTTCTCAACCATTGAGTTTTGATTAAAGGCTTCATCAAACCAGTACTCTCCTGAAAAATCCAGCGCCTTACCTCAATATTGCTTTTTTATCTCCTAATGttatgatttatttcagtatatacactcactgaccacattaattttaattttatttaattttatttaatttcttgttaaaacaaatgttgaatCAAACAACCATAAAATTGGTTGGACCAaattttttggactgtgggaggaagccaaagtACCCAGAGCGAACCCATACATCCACAGGGAGAACATATAGactgcatgcagaaagaccccaggccggtaTTCCATGATGATTTGATGAATAGTAGCTCAAAAAACTACTTGATACAGCCAAGGTATACTGAATGCCTTCTCTGAACACACTATATAGTTGAATCCTGAAGCAAATGGGCTACATTAGCAGAAAACCACACTGGGTGTCATTCTTGCCAGCTAAGAATTGTAAAATGAGGGTCATCAAAAGTCAAAAGGGGTCCAAATTGGTGTTAGCaagatgtacctaataaaatggctAGGTGAGTTTATGTTTAACACAGCCTGTCTCTTGCTTGTTCTTCTAGCTACTCCCACAGCAAATCATCTGCTTCTAACTCCCTCTATGCCCAACATCCTCTCCCTCAATGCTAACCCTCTGCATATCCATGCTCAAAGCATAAAAACTGTTATCTGAATGATTTTCTAAATGTGATGTGACATCTCATCGTGAGAGATGAGGTGTCACATCTCTCATGATGAGAACAAGTAAAGCTGTTTATAATCAGTCTGTCTGCTACAGAACAAAGTAAGgcaacatgataaaaaaaaaaaactatgtagaGGCTCATTGGGAACATGTTGAAGCACAGGATGTTTTGTGCTTCATCGCCAGTCAAAACCATCTCAGCCATGCATTGCTAACTCTGTCATCATTCATAATTTCTTATCAAATCTAACAAGATGGTTGACCTCAGATATTTCAATCCATGCACTTATAATTACTTTACTTCTCTATGTACCTACAAACTGAAGTAATTCAGGTCTTATTCGGACATTTTCACTGCTGT
This DNA window, taken from Girardinichthys multiradiatus isolate DD_20200921_A chromosome 1, DD_fGirMul_XY1, whole genome shotgun sequence, encodes the following:
- the LOC124858727 gene encoding interleukin-17 receptor C, encoding MSFIVVLTLLTVCSLQVDCCPDCQEVNQTGVAEGRCPLNLISTALKEKEKGYSERITLQVWMKNKDFHQSPQIEIYREHKEVFLPIRKCKRKSECENIRCCKHPKKHYLLEYDFKAEARKNVSVSYISKSTNCSVYYLVPDPRPDYTLSVNKSSKTISVKVDSGDLVYVRWCYEKKSGHCSGGHPQTTHRSAVLSIPHLLPCVCVEMYYTYADASRHKKCPFRNESLFDIRDILQTSEVQVFGSHLLWRSECPACTKNISAALCWKMNNHACIPVPNSTLEKENKEPLKFKTSTIDKHPQLCVQFFIQDSHNISCLFQADEPSWETYVTPDRQSMSVHITSTLPAKFSAQLCVLTESGCVPRGQIHSETMATNQRMNVPILDITERPCVQVWQSDPALIGRRILCPDYTHNRWGVYAVGVFIIVVTGMLLGVFIQRATKSGMAGWLTIKRPLLLVCSSDQSTHISAVCTLGSILQEKLGASVHTALWAQTSQTQAGNGASVADLGPLPWLYGQWEAIRKAEGKILIVWSPEAKRTCQRWIVERVNMDNSWRPDKIRASMHDYLKLNGWRLGKNKKEKCRENESFEDENSQKEPSTVIEPVFVAALASLEGALQEGKGKDVAIVYFQGLCHNRDIPQAYRGVPRYCVPQEFSGLIQELAEVRGGTKSGEFRWHCWPRLLTKVLSVWLARQLTKRLQTVLPQTRAQCVSSSAKTPSDQTHSRRTLSLASMPSNRQEQEFLNMSPWGEGEH